The proteins below are encoded in one region of Ascaphus truei isolate aAscTru1 chromosome 10, aAscTru1.hap1, whole genome shotgun sequence:
- the PRDX1 gene encoding peroxiredoxin-1: MSAGNAKIGKLAPDFTAKAVMPDGQFKDLKLSDYRGKYVVFFFYPLDFTFVCPTEIIAFSDSADDFRKINCEIIAASVDSHFCHLAWTNTTRKDGGLGAMKIPLVADTQRTISQDYGVLKEDEGIAFRGLFIIDDKGILRQITINDLPVGRSVEETLRLVQAFQHTDVYGEVCPAGWKPGSDTIKPDIKKSKEYFAKQK, from the exons ATGTCTGCCGGAAATGCAAAAATCGGGAAGCTTGCGCCAGACTTCACCGCAAAGGCTGTGATGCCAGATGGCCAATTTAAGGACCTTAAACTCTCCGACTACAGAG GAAAGTATGTTGTGTTCTTCTTCTATCCCCTGGATTTTACTTTCGTTTGTCCCACGGAGATCATAGCCTTCAGTGACAGTGCTGACGACTTCAGGAAAATTAACTGTGAGATTATTGCAGCATCGGTGGACTCCCATTTCTGCCACTTGGCTTG GACGAACACTACCCGTAAGGACGGTGGTTTGGGTGCTATGAAGATACCTCTAGTGGCAGACACTCAACGCACAATCTCACAAGATTATGGGGTTCTCAAGGAGGATGAAGGTATCGCCTTCAG AGGTCTGTTCATTATCGATGATAAGGGAATCCTCCGTCAGATCACCATTAATGACCTGCCCGTTGGACGCTCTGTAGAAGAGACACTACGACTTGTACAGGCTTTCCAGCACACCGACGTGTATGGAGAAG TCTGCCCCGCCGGATGGAAACCAGGTAGTGACACCATCAAGCCCGATATCAAGAAGAGCAAAGAGTACTTCGCCAAGCAAAAATGA